Proteins co-encoded in one Actinomadura luteofluorescens genomic window:
- a CDS encoding sensor histidine kinase, with the protein MRTGADETGLAGFRRYTWWAVPGTNVGVLILFTGQWILDGDVPIQPRVLSAAALPVQVAAVVALLNARLSAGARPRPPAGWPAAGALAALVLAACPLAARDYGLWPIAPAIMTAVAATYLDRRNRRRLIAVAVPAAALPGMLVSLLSGDGDLPYAALFPPGITAFVIWAVLGPLWAWDIAGRLDEARRLSAELAVKDERLRFAADLHDIQGHHLQVIALKSELAARIAETDPRRAAAEMRDVRELAADALRDTRAVVLGYRRTSLDDEIANATRILAAAGIDAGTTAEPAAVGDTARHLLGLVMREATTNLLRHSRARSASVDYRVTGGVARLRVGNDGASEPGAAPGTGLQTLAGRLRTAGGDLTWTRDGERFELVASLPAATGEAR; encoded by the coding sequence GTGCGCACAGGGGCCGACGAGACGGGGCTGGCGGGGTTCCGCCGCTACACCTGGTGGGCGGTGCCGGGCACCAACGTGGGCGTCCTGATCCTCTTCACCGGCCAGTGGATCCTGGACGGCGACGTGCCGATCCAGCCGCGCGTCCTCAGCGCCGCCGCGCTGCCGGTGCAGGTGGCGGCGGTCGTGGCGCTGCTGAACGCGCGGTTGTCGGCCGGCGCGCGGCCCCGCCCGCCCGCGGGCTGGCCGGCCGCCGGAGCGCTGGCCGCGCTCGTGCTCGCCGCCTGCCCCCTCGCCGCGCGCGACTACGGGCTGTGGCCGATCGCACCCGCGATCATGACGGCGGTCGCCGCGACCTATCTGGACCGCCGGAACCGGCGCCGGCTGATCGCCGTCGCGGTCCCCGCCGCGGCGCTGCCCGGCATGCTCGTCAGCCTCCTGAGCGGGGACGGCGACCTGCCGTACGCCGCGCTGTTCCCGCCCGGGATCACCGCGTTCGTCATCTGGGCGGTACTCGGCCCCCTGTGGGCCTGGGACATCGCGGGACGGCTGGACGAGGCGCGCCGCCTGTCCGCCGAACTCGCCGTCAAGGACGAGCGCCTCCGGTTCGCCGCCGACCTGCACGACATCCAGGGCCACCACCTCCAGGTCATCGCCCTGAAGAGCGAGCTGGCCGCCCGGATCGCCGAGACCGACCCGCGGCGCGCCGCCGCCGAGATGCGGGACGTCCGGGAACTGGCCGCGGACGCCCTCCGCGACACCCGCGCGGTGGTCCTCGGATACCGCCGCACCAGCCTGGACGACGAGATCGCCAACGCCACCCGGATCCTCGCCGCCGCGGGCATCGACGCCGGCACGACCGCGGAGCCCGCCGCCGTCGGCGACACCGCCCGGCACCTTCTGGGCCTGGTGATGAGGGAGGCGACCACCAACCTGCTCCGCCACAGCCGGGCGCGCAGCGCGTCCGTCGACTACCGCGTCACCGGCGGCGTCGCCCGCCTCCGGGTGGGCAACGACGGCGCGTCCGAGCCCGGCGCCGCCCCCGGCACCGGCCTGCAGACCCTCGCCGGCCGGCTGCGGACCGCGGGCGGCGACCTCACCTGGACCCGCGACGGCGAACGCTTCGAGCTCGTGGCGTCCCTGCCCGCCGCGACCGGCGAGGCCCGATGA
- a CDS encoding dihydrofolate reductase family protein: MRKVVLYHLMSLDGVAFEDGDWLADDGPQLVDYLNRVIAAQDDVLLGRGTYDYWVGHWPKSDFQPFADFINGTHKHVVTSSAFSEEWANSTRVTTDVHDYVTAMKGEPGGDIGLHGSIELARSLLRARLVDELRLVVAPSVVGHGRRVFDGDGVQPWRLTEVERGKNGTLFLDYSR, encoded by the coding sequence ATGCGCAAGGTCGTGCTCTACCACCTGATGTCGCTGGACGGCGTCGCCTTCGAGGACGGCGACTGGCTCGCGGACGACGGTCCGCAGCTCGTCGACTACCTGAACCGGGTCATCGCCGCACAGGACGACGTCCTGCTGGGACGCGGAACGTACGACTACTGGGTCGGGCACTGGCCCAAGTCGGACTTCCAGCCGTTCGCCGACTTCATCAACGGCACCCACAAGCACGTCGTCACCTCCAGCGCGTTCAGCGAGGAATGGGCGAACTCCACGCGGGTCACCACGGACGTCCACGACTACGTCACCGCCATGAAGGGGGAGCCCGGCGGCGACATCGGCCTCCACGGCAGCATCGAACTGGCCCGCTCGCTGCTGCGGGCCCGGCTCGTCGACGAGTTGCGGCTGGTCGTCGCCCCTTCGGTGGTCGGACACGGCAGGCGGGTGTTCGACGGCGACGGCGTCCAGCCGTGGAGGCTGACCGAGGTCGAGCGGGGCAAGAACGGCACGCTTTTCCTGGACTACAGCCGCTGA
- a CDS encoding YwaF family protein: MPLTVDGRFAPYGPSHWAALGLFAIGCAGLVLLGRAQRAGAEPGSEFGGQARGFSRAYALAIVYVMIGTQAHTLLPGQWRLGGSLPLQLCDVAWVASVGALWTLGRRWFALTYYWGLTLSVQGLLTPALNGADYPGIDYLGFFGMHLMIVWSAVYLTWGLGMRPDRGGYGFAVAVTVAWAVATFVFNLSAGTNYGYLNAKPGTGSVLDLMGPWPWYVLVEALVILLGWALITWPWTRASRRGRTSPPPEATRQRL; encoded by the coding sequence ATGCCGCTGACCGTCGACGGCCGCTTCGCCCCGTACGGGCCCTCGCACTGGGCGGCGCTCGGCCTGTTCGCGATCGGCTGCGCCGGGCTCGTGCTCCTCGGACGCGCCCAGCGGGCGGGCGCGGAGCCGGGTTCGGAGTTCGGCGGCCAGGCGCGCGGCTTCAGCAGGGCGTACGCGCTGGCGATCGTGTACGTGATGATCGGCACGCAGGCGCACACCCTGCTCCCCGGGCAGTGGCGGCTCGGGGGTTCGCTGCCCCTGCAACTGTGCGACGTGGCCTGGGTGGCCTCGGTGGGGGCGCTGTGGACGCTCGGCCGCCGCTGGTTCGCGCTGACGTACTACTGGGGCCTCACCCTGTCGGTCCAGGGCCTGCTCACCCCCGCGCTCAACGGCGCGGACTATCCCGGCATCGACTATCTGGGCTTCTTCGGGATGCACCTGATGATCGTGTGGTCCGCGGTGTACCTGACCTGGGGGCTCGGGATGCGGCCGGACCGGGGCGGCTACGGGTTCGCGGTCGCCGTCACGGTGGCGTGGGCCGTCGCCACGTTCGTCTTCAACCTGAGCGCGGGGACGAACTACGGGTACCTCAACGCCAAGCCCGGCACCGGCTCGGTCCTGGACCTGATGGGGCCCTGGCCCTGGTACGTGCTGGTCGAGGCGCTGGTCATCCTGCTCGGCTGGGCCCTGATCACCTGGCCCTGGACCCGCGCGAGCCGCAGGGGCCGCACGAGCCCACCGCCCGAGGCGACCCGTCAGCGGCTGTAG
- a CDS encoding carboxylesterase/lipase family protein: MLRGVCTALAAVSATGALMACRSPHEPAPLTVRVDAGSVRGIAKGEARQFLGIPYAQPPTGALRWTLPREPRPWSGVKDVGKPGKDCAQGSPGPKNPSSEDCLYVNVTAPREHHGSLPVMVWLHGGGFTQGSGKDYDAVRLATEGKAVVVTVNYRLGMFGYLGLPGLAGSGDFGFADQIAALRWARRNASAFGGDPRNVTVFGQSAGAMSTCALLTSPAARGLFDKAVISSGSCGLRWPAGGLFPGAPADRPYVPVAQGQDDGLAAAEELDCTGAGALACLRGKTTAELLPHSPSFADHLAYGTRLLPRDPAVALRAGAFAHVPVLIGGTRDEARSFVAGAIQYDPELITARTYPRLLKEAFGRHAGRVAARYPLSRFPSAGLAWATVLTDASWACSTLAGARDLAARTTVYSYEFADEDAPNVNGLHVPDVPQGAAHATDLPYLFDLGGRDLLVNRERKGLARTMVGYWSAFARTGDPNHRGAPRWRPGTAPLSLAPGAIRTVDAAAEHDCGFWATTAR; this comes from the coding sequence GTGCTCAGGGGCGTGTGCACCGCGCTCGCGGCGGTCTCGGCCACGGGGGCGCTGATGGCGTGCCGTTCGCCGCACGAGCCCGCGCCGCTGACCGTGCGCGTGGACGCCGGAAGCGTGCGGGGCATCGCGAAGGGGGAGGCTCGGCAGTTTCTCGGCATCCCCTACGCCCAGCCGCCGACCGGTGCCCTGCGCTGGACGTTGCCGCGCGAGCCGCGTCCTTGGAGCGGTGTGAAGGACGTGGGAAAGCCGGGGAAGGACTGCGCGCAGGGCTCGCCGGGGCCCAAGAACCCGTCCAGTGAGGACTGCCTCTATGTCAACGTCACGGCCCCGCGCGAACACCACGGTTCCCTGCCGGTGATGGTGTGGTTGCACGGCGGCGGCTTCACCCAGGGGAGCGGGAAGGACTACGACGCCGTCCGGCTGGCGACCGAGGGCAAGGCCGTGGTCGTCACGGTGAACTACCGGCTCGGGATGTTCGGCTACCTCGGACTTCCCGGGCTGGCCGGGTCGGGCGACTTCGGGTTCGCCGACCAGATCGCGGCGCTGCGGTGGGCGCGGCGCAACGCCTCGGCGTTCGGCGGGGACCCGCGGAACGTCACCGTCTTCGGCCAGTCGGCGGGAGCGATGTCGACCTGCGCGCTGCTCACCTCGCCCGCGGCCAGGGGACTCTTCGACAAGGCGGTCATCTCCTCGGGCTCGTGCGGGCTGCGCTGGCCCGCCGGCGGCCTGTTCCCCGGGGCGCCCGCCGACCGGCCCTACGTCCCCGTCGCCCAGGGGCAGGACGACGGCCTCGCCGCCGCCGAGGAACTGGACTGCACCGGCGCGGGCGCCCTGGCCTGCCTGCGCGGCAAGACCACCGCCGAACTCCTCCCGCACTCGCCGTCCTTCGCCGACCACCTCGCCTACGGGACCCGGCTGCTGCCGCGGGACCCCGCGGTGGCGCTGCGCGCGGGCGCGTTCGCCCACGTTCCGGTGCTCATCGGCGGCACCCGCGACGAGGCCCGCTCCTTCGTCGCCGGCGCGATCCAGTACGACCCGGAGCTGATCACGGCCAGGACCTACCCGCGGCTGCTGAAGGAGGCGTTCGGACGCCACGCGGGCAGGGTCGCCGCCCGGTACCCGCTGTCGCGGTTCCCGTCCGCCGGGCTGGCCTGGGCGACGGTCCTGACCGACGCGTCCTGGGCCTGCTCGACCCTGGCCGGAGCCCGCGACCTCGCCGCGCGCACGACCGTGTACTCCTACGAGTTCGCCGACGAGGACGCGCCCAACGTCAACGGCCTGCACGTCCCCGACGTCCCGCAGGGCGCCGCCCACGCCACCGACCTGCCCTACCTCTTCGACCTGGGCGGCAGGGACCTGCTGGTGAACCGCGAGCGCAAGGGACTGGCCCGGACCATGGTCGGCTACTGGAGCGCCTTCGCCCGCACCGGCGACCCGAACCACCGGGGCGCGCCGCGCTGGCGGCCCGGCACCGCGCCGCTGAGCCTCGCGCCGGGCGCGATCCGGACCGTCGACGCCGCCGCGGAGCACGACTGCGGGTTCTGGGCGACGACGGCCCGGTGA
- the ppk2 gene encoding polyphosphate kinase 2 yields the protein MSKVKRLPRSVYEPELARLQAELVNLQEWVRSEGARVVVVFEGRDAAGKGSTIKRVTEYLNPRVARIVALPVPTDRERTQWYFQRYVEHLPAAGEIVLFDRSWYNRAGVERVMGFCSKQEYTRFLHQCPIFERLLVEDGLLLRKYWFSVSDAEQERRFRSRLADPMRRWKLSPMDMESITRWEDYSRAKDEMFVHTDIPEAPWYVVESEDKRRARINMIAHLLSSIPYRTVEPPDLALPERPPPKGYERPPRDMQTYVPDHSASLL from the coding sequence ATGAGCAAGGTCAAGCGGCTGCCCCGGAGCGTGTACGAGCCGGAACTCGCCCGCCTCCAGGCGGAGCTCGTCAATCTCCAGGAGTGGGTGCGCAGCGAAGGCGCCCGCGTCGTCGTGGTGTTCGAGGGGCGGGACGCGGCCGGCAAGGGCAGCACGATCAAGCGGGTCACCGAGTACCTCAACCCCCGCGTCGCCCGCATCGTCGCGCTCCCCGTCCCGACCGACCGCGAGCGGACCCAGTGGTACTTCCAGCGCTACGTCGAGCACCTGCCCGCCGCCGGGGAGATCGTCCTGTTCGACCGCTCCTGGTACAACCGGGCGGGCGTCGAGCGCGTCATGGGCTTCTGCTCCAAGCAGGAGTACACGCGCTTCCTCCACCAGTGCCCCATCTTCGAACGGCTGCTGGTGGAGGACGGGCTCCTCCTGCGCAAGTACTGGTTCTCCGTGAGCGACGCCGAGCAGGAGCGCCGTTTCCGCAGCCGCCTGGCCGACCCGATGCGGCGGTGGAAGCTGTCGCCGATGGACATGGAGTCCATCACCCGCTGGGAGGACTACTCCCGCGCCAAGGACGAGATGTTCGTGCACACCGACATCCCCGAGGCGCCCTGGTACGTCGTGGAGAGCGAGGACAAGCGGCGCGCCCGGATCAACATGATCGCTCACCTGCTGTCGAGCATCCCCTACCGCACCGTCGAGCCGCCGGACCTGGCGCTTCCCGAGCGGCCGCCCCCCAAGGGCTACGAGCGCCCACCGCGCGACATGCAGACCTACGTCCCCGACCACTCCGCGTCCCTGCTCTGA
- a CDS encoding DUF7489 domain-containing protein, with amino-acid sequence MHEDEEWEGVVAGKSRNMPDGSNLYHYLKVTFTDGKTKKIRVDGSLWNAVSPGDEIVKRAGSDPAKK; translated from the coding sequence GTGCACGAGGACGAAGAGTGGGAAGGCGTCGTCGCCGGCAAGTCCCGCAACATGCCGGACGGGTCGAATCTCTACCACTACCTCAAGGTCACCTTCACCGACGGCAAGACCAAGAAGATCCGCGTCGACGGCTCCCTCTGGAACGCGGTGAGCCCCGGCGACGAGATCGTCAAGCGAGCCGGATCCGACCCCGCCAAGAAGTAG
- a CDS encoding response regulator — MTIKVLVADDQDLVRAGFCMIIDARDDLEVVGEAGDGDEAVREAARLRPDVVLMDVRMPGTDGIAATRRITAAADPPKVVILTTFDLDEPLYAALRAGASGFLLKDVRPPELADAVRVVSRGEALLAPTVTRRLLDRFVAVQPAEPVRPASLARLTDREVEVLTLVARAASNSEIAGYLSLAEATVKTHVSSVLRKLGARDRVHAVVMAYDLGLVHPRPSL; from the coding sequence ATGACGATCAAGGTGCTCGTCGCCGACGACCAGGATCTGGTCCGGGCCGGATTCTGCATGATCATCGATGCCCGCGACGATCTGGAGGTCGTCGGCGAGGCGGGCGACGGCGACGAGGCCGTCCGGGAGGCCGCCCGCCTGCGCCCCGACGTCGTCCTGATGGACGTGCGGATGCCCGGTACCGACGGCATCGCCGCCACCCGGCGGATCACCGCCGCCGCCGACCCGCCCAAGGTCGTCATCCTCACCACGTTCGACCTGGACGAGCCGCTCTACGCCGCGCTGCGGGCCGGGGCGAGCGGCTTCCTCCTCAAGGACGTGCGCCCGCCGGAACTGGCCGACGCGGTCAGGGTGGTCTCCCGGGGCGAGGCGCTGCTGGCCCCGACCGTGACGCGCCGGCTCCTCGACCGGTTCGTGGCCGTCCAGCCCGCCGAACCCGTCCGGCCCGCGAGTCTGGCCCGGCTGACGGACCGCGAGGTGGAGGTGCTCACGCTGGTCGCCCGCGCCGCCTCCAACTCCGAGATCGCCGGGTACCTGTCCCTCGCCGAGGCGACCGTGAAGACCCACGTCTCGTCCGTGCTGCGCAAACTCGGCGCCCGCGACCGCGTGCACGCCGTGGTGATGGCCTACGACCTCGGTCTCGTCCACCCCCGCCCCTCACTCTGA
- a CDS encoding response regulator transcription factor has protein sequence MIRLLIADDEDLLRSALASLLALEDDLAVVAEAATSTDAVRLAREHAPDIAVLDLEMPPADGLRAAEEIRAELPTQIVLVTRHARPAVLRRALAAGVRGFVPKTTSASRLAEIIRDVAAGRRYVDPDIAAAALTEDDCPLTDRELEVLRAARTGASVNEIAAEVHLAPGTVRNYLSTAMAKLQAPTRHAAAHRAWQQGWI, from the coding sequence ATGATCCGGCTCCTGATCGCCGACGACGAGGACCTCCTCCGCAGCGCCCTCGCCTCCCTCCTCGCGCTCGAAGACGACCTCGCGGTGGTCGCCGAGGCGGCCACCTCCACCGACGCCGTCCGCCTGGCCCGCGAGCACGCTCCGGACATCGCGGTCCTGGACCTGGAGATGCCGCCCGCCGACGGCCTGCGCGCCGCGGAGGAGATCAGGGCCGAACTGCCGACCCAGATCGTCCTGGTCACCCGGCACGCCCGTCCAGCCGTCCTGCGCCGCGCCCTGGCCGCCGGGGTCCGCGGCTTCGTCCCGAAGACGACCTCGGCGTCCCGGCTCGCCGAGATCATCCGCGATGTCGCCGCCGGCCGCCGCTACGTCGACCCCGACATCGCCGCGGCCGCGCTGACCGAGGACGACTGCCCCCTCACCGACCGCGAACTGGAGGTCCTGCGCGCCGCCCGCACCGGGGCCTCGGTCAACGAGATCGCCGCCGAGGTCCACCTGGCCCCCGGCACCGTCCGCAACTACCTCTCCACCGCCATGGCGAAACTCCAGGCCCCCACCCGCCACGCCGCCGCCCACCGGGCCTGGCAGCAAGGCTGGATCTGA